The genomic interval GGTGCAGCCGGTCGGCAGCGCGGATGAAGGCGTGGCCGAGCTCTATCCGGAATTTGCCGAGGGACTGAAGGATGTCGACGGCTTTTCCCATGTCATGCTGCTCTTCCATCTGCATGAAATGAAGAAGGACTTCAAGCTGATCATTACGCCGTTCATGGACAAAAAAGAGCATGGCGTTTTTGCCACACGCTCGCCCGCGCGGCCGGCGGCCATCGGACTTTCGACCGTAAAGGTTAAAAAGGTGGAGGATAATAAACTCTATTTTGAGGGCGCGGACATGCTCGACGGCTCACCGCTGATCGACATTAAACCCTTTTTCCGCAATGTGGATAACCGCCCCGATGCAGTCAGCGGATGGCTGGAAGGAAAAGAGGAGGACATCGCTTCGAAGCACCGCTCCGACGATCGCTTTATGGAGCGCAAAGCCATTCACGGAATGAACTGATTTTCAGATCAGAAACGCCAACCGGAAAACCGGCGGCAGATAGAAAACAAATACAGGTCTACGCTTCCTGACATACAGGTGTCGCAGCCGGAGACCGAAAAATGAAAGTAAATGTAACGGCCGCACTGCTGGGTGCCGCCATGACGACCCTCGCTTGGGACAGCGCTGAAAATGCTGTCTGGCTGGAAGGAACCCTTAAAGGAAATCTCACAGAAAAGCTGTCTGTTTCACTCAAGGAACAGATCCGCTATAGAGAAAACGATGGCTTTTTCTATTGGCGCTACACCGACGTCGGCGTCGGATGGAAATTCTCCCGAGCCTGGAACCTTGCCGGCAACTATCGTTACATCACCACCCGGAAGCGAACCGGGGACTGGTATGCCAAACCGATGCTGCACGCCAACCTGACCAACACCCTGCCGCTGGACTTTCTCCGCCTGAAAAGCCGGATGCGGCTGGCGCATGTGGATATCCCCGACGGGGATGATCAGGTGCTCCTCTGGCCGCGGATCACCCTCAGCTTTTCCAGGGGATGGAAAGGCCTGAATCCCTACGGAGCCTGGGAGGCGATCTACGACATGGCCGACAACCTCGTTTACTGCAACCGGTTTGAGGGCGGTTTTTTGTATACTCCTCTGGACAACCTATCCCTGAAAGCCTTTCTCATGCACCAGCTCAACCGAACGGACTCCACCTCCGAGTGGACGGAGTCGTATAATATGGGCATCGGCGCGACGCTTAAATTCTGAGGGCATACAGATGAACATATGGTTTATACTCCTATCCTCCCTGCTCACCGTTAACATGACGCATGCCGGCCTCTCCGTTTTCGCTGCGGCAGGCACAGCGCCGGCCATGAAGGAAATCGCAGCGGACTATACCCGCAGAACCGGTACAGCAGTGGTCTTCAACTTCGCCAACTCGGGTATTCTTGCCCGGCAGATTGCCGCCGGAGCAGACTTCGACCTCTTTTTTTCCGCCAATGAAAAGTGGATGAATTACATTGAGAGAAAAGGGTTGATCAATCCCGCCACCCGAACTTCGCTGCTCAGCACGGATATGGTGATTGTCGTTCCGGAAGGCGCGTCAACCGACTTCAACCTGTCAGCACCGGAAATCGGCCGCCTTGCAGTCGGCGACCAGGCCACCC from Verrucomicrobia bacterium S94 carries:
- the modA gene encoding molybdate ABC transporter substrate-binding protein; the protein is MNIWFILLSSLLTVNMTHAGLSVFAAAGTAPAMKEIAADYTRRTGTAVVFNFANSGILARQIAAGADFDLFFSANEKWMNYIERKGLINPATRTSLLSTDMVIVVPEGASTDFNLSAPEIGRLAVGDQATPIGIYTKQAFTRLGCWDALQPHLCVGDTVNKVLNYVALGEADAGVVFRSVAFYASNRVDIVETVPPELHAPIRFPVAASTADAPGSQDFIAFLQSPYATSTFRKYGWTPCIIKK
- a CDS encoding DUF2490 domain-containing protein; this translates as MKVNVTAALLGAAMTTLAWDSAENAVWLEGTLKGNLTEKLSVSLKEQIRYRENDGFFYWRYTDVGVGWKFSRAWNLAGNYRYITTRKRTGDWYAKPMLHANLTNTLPLDFLRLKSRMRLAHVDIPDGDDQVLLWPRITLSFSRGWKGLNPYGAWEAIYDMADNLVYCNRFEGGFLYTPLDNLSLKAFLMHQLNRTDSTSEWTESYNMGIGATLKF
- the tsaA gene encoding tRNA (N6-threonylcarbamoyladenosine(37)-N6)-methyltransferase TrmO, translated to MKTETVELTLIGTIRTPHTRADNIPVQPVGSADEGVAELYPEFAEGLKDVDGFSHVMLLFHLHEMKKDFKLIITPFMDKKEHGVFATRSPARPAAIGLSTVKVKKVEDNKLYFEGADMLDGSPLIDIKPFFRNVDNRPDAVSGWLEGKEEDIASKHRSDDRFMERKAIHGMN